One genomic window of Panicum hallii strain FIL2 chromosome 6, PHallii_v3.1, whole genome shotgun sequence includes the following:
- the LOC112896940 gene encoding receptor-like protein kinase, protein MLLLRISAAPSPGPIRSPGQELRPRAPELRRDKMRLALWHWFFLLCALVSSSWSLSSDGLALLALSKNLTLPSNVTSSWNASNATPCKWYGVGCNKRNRVVSLDLSSSEVSGSIGSEIGLLKYLHVLNLSANNISGLIPPELGNCSMLEQLDLSQNFLSSKIPASMGNLKKLVWLSLHYNSLTGTIPEELFKNQFMEHVYLHYNQLSGSIPVSVGEMTSLTALWLHGNMLSGVLPASIGNCTKLEDLYLDENQLSGSLPETLSRIKGLRNFDATTNGFTGEITFTFENCKLEIFSLSFNNIKGEIPSWLGNCRSLTQLGFVNNSLSGKIPTSLGLLSNLTYLLLSQNSLSGPIPTEIGNCQLLQWLELDANKLEGTVPKEFANLRILSKLFLFENRLVGEFPENIWSIPTLESVLIYSNSFTGKLPAVLAELKSLQNITLSDNFFTGVIPPKLGLNSRLVQIDFTNNSFVGGIPPNICSGKRLRILDLGLNHLNGSIPSSVVDCPSLERVILQNNNLDGTIPQFGNCANLSYMDLRHNSLSGSIPASFRRCVNITDLNWSENKLSGRIPPEIGYLVNLGRLNLSHNILHGSLPVQIANCSKLNTLDLSSNSLNGSALGTVSNLKSLLQLRLQENKFSGGLPDSLSHLGMLIELQLGGNILGGSIPSALGRLLKLGALNLSGNGLVGDIPPQLGNLVALESLDLSFNNLTGGLVTFGSLHILNALNVSYNQFSGPVPENLLVFLNSTPSSFNGNPGLCISCSTNNAYCKGTNVLKPCGGSKKRGLHGRFRLALIVLGSLFVGALLVLVLACILLKSRDRKKKNEESVSTMFEGSSSKLNEVIEATENFDDKYIIGTGAHGTVYKATLRSGDVYAIKKLVISSHKGSYKSMMRELKTIYKIKHRNLVKLKEFWLRSDNGFILYDFMDKGSLHDVLHVIQPATVLDWCVRYEIALGTAHGLAYLHDDCRPAIIHRDIKPSNILLDKDMVPHISDFGIAKLMDQPSAPQTTGIVGTVGYMAPELAFSTKSSMESDVYSYGVVLLELLTRKTVVDPSFPDNTDIVGWVSSALNGTDKIEAVCDPALMEEVYGTVEMEEVRKVLSLALRCAAREASQRPSMAAVVKELTNVRPAGGGPGRSLSKKQGKPGPGSQSHSSSY, encoded by the exons ATGCTGCTGCTACGGATTAGCGCGGCACCGTCTCCCGGCCCCATTCGTTCCCCAGGACAGGAGCTTCGTCCGCGGGCACCCGAGTTACGCCG GGACAAAATGAGGTTGGCTTTATGGCATTGGTTTTTTCTACTCTGTGCCTTAGTTTCATCATCATGGAGTTTGAGTTCGGATGGCCTGGCTCTTCTCGCTCTGTCCAAAAACCTCACACTACCAAGTAACGTAACCTCCAGTTGGAATGCTTCTAATGCAACTCCTTGTAAATGGTATGGAGTTGGTTGCAATAAAAGGAATAGAGTGGTTTCCCTTGACCTATCGTCATCGGAAGTTTCAGGTTCGATAGGATCTGAAATCGGACTTCTAAAATACCTGCATGTCCTCAACTTATCTGCTAACAATATATCTGGTTTGATCCCTCCCGAATTGGGCAACTGCAGTATGCTTGAACAATTGGATCTGTCCCAAAACTTCCTTTCCAGCAAGATACCAGCATCAATGGGCAACCTCAAGAAATTGGTATGGCTCTCACTACACTACAACTCTCTGACTGGAACTATACCAGAGGAATTGTTCAAGAACCAGTTTATGGAGCACGTGTACCTCCATTACAATCAGCTTAGTGGTTCGATCCCCGTCTCGGTTGGTGAAATGACAAGCCTCACGGCCTTGTGGTTGCATGGGAATATGTTGTCTGGAGTTTTGCCCGCTTCAATTGGCAACTGCACCAAGTTAGAGGACCTCTATCTAGACGAGAATCAACTGAGCGGCAGTCTTCCGGAAACCTTGAGCAGGATCAAAGGCCTCAGGAATTTTGATGCCACAACCAATGGCTTCACAGGAGAGATCACTTTCACTTTCGAGAACTGCAAGTTAGAGATATTCAGCTTGTCATTCAACAATATAAAGGGTGAAATTCCATCATGGCTGGGGAATTGCAGGAGCTTGACACAACTTGGATTTGTGAATAATAGTCTGTCTGGCAAAATTCCAACTTCTCTCGGCTTATTGAGCAACCTCACATATCTTCTACTTTCTCAGAACTCCCTGTCTGGACCAATTCCTACTGAGATCGGTAACTGTCAGTTGCTGCAGTGGCTAGAATTAGATGCAAACAAGCTGGAGGGCACTGTTCCTAAAGAGTTTGCAAATTTACGGATCTTGTCAAAGCTCTTTCTTTTCGAGAATCGCCTCGTAGGAGAGTTCCCTGAGAATATTTGGAGTATTCCAACCCTTGAGAGTGTCCTTATTTACAGTAACAGTTTCACGGGGAAGCTACCTGCAGTATTAGCTGAGCTGAAGTCCCTCCAGAACATTACACTATCTGATAATTTCTTCACTGGGGTCATACCACCGAAGCTGGGTCTTAATAGCCGTTTGGTCCAGATAGATTTTACAAATAACAGTTTCGTTGGTGGGATACCACCAAATATTTGTTCAGGAAAAAGATTGAGAATTTTGGACTTGGGGTTGAATCATCTTAATGGCAGCATCCCATCCAGTGTTGTGGACTGCCCAAGTTTGGAGCGAGTCATTCTCCAAAATAATAATCTTGATGGGACTATTCCGCAATTTGGAAACTGTGCGAATCTAAGCTATATGGATCTGAGGCACAATTCCTTGAGTGGTAGCATTCCAGCAAGCTTCAGAAGATGTGTAAATATTACTGATCTAAACTGGTCAGAAAACAAGCTTTCAGGCAGAATACCACCTGAAATTGGATATTTAGTGAATCTGGGAAGACTTAACCTCTCACACAACATTCTACATGGTTCACTCCCTGTGCAAATTGCCAACTGCTCCAAGTTAAATACACTTGATTTGAGTTCTAACTCTTTGAATGGTTCGGCACTCGGTACAGTAAGCAACCTGAAGTCTCTGTTGCAGCTACGGTTGCAGGAGAATAAATTCAGTGGAGGCTTGCCTGATTCTCTCTCGCACTTGGGTATGCTTATTGAACTGCAACTTGGTGGAAATATTCTTGGGGGTAGTATCCCTTCAGCATTAGGAAGGTTGCTAAAACTGGGTGCCTTAAATCTTAGTGGCAATGGTCTAGTGGGTGATATTCCACCACAACTGGGTAATTTGGTGGCGCTGGAAAGTTTAGATTTGTCATTTAATAATCTCACAGGAGGCCTTGTTACATTTGGAAGTCTACATATTTTGAATGCCTTGAATGTTTCTTATAACCAATTTAGTGGACCAGTCCCAGAAAATCTTCTAGTGTTTCTGAATTCCACACCGAGTTCCTTTAATGGAAATCCAGGCCTCTGTATCTCTTGCAGTACCAATAATGCTTATTGTAAGGGAACTAATGTCTTGAAACCCTGTGGAGGATCTAAGAAAAGAGGATTACATGGCCGATTCAGGCTTGCTCTCATAGTTCTTGGTTCATTGTTTGTGGGAGCACTTTTGGTACTTGTACTCGCTTGCATCCTTCTGAAGTCTCGAGAtcggaagaaaaaaaatgaggAATCAGTGAGTACTATGTTTGAAGGTTCCTCCTCTAAATTAAATGAGGTTATAGAGGCGACTGAAAATTTTGATGACAAGTATATTATCGGCACAGGTGCTCATGGAACTGTTTACAAGGCTACACTGAGGTCAGGCGATGTGTATGCTATAAAGAAGCTTGTGATTTCTTCACACAAAGGTTCATACAAAAGCATGATGAGAGAACTGAAGACAATATATAAAATTAAGCATAGAAACCTGGTAAAGCTAAAAGAGTTTTGGTTGAGGAGCGATAATGGCTTCATACTATATGATTTTATGGACAAAGGAAGCCTTCATGATGTTTTGCATGTAATTCAGCCAGCAACAGTTTTAGACTGGTGTGTGCGGTATGAAATAGCACTGGGTACCGCCCATGGTTTAGCGTATCTTCATGATGACTGCCGCCCTGCAATAATTCACCGTGATATCAAGCCAAGTAATATATTGCTAGACAAGGACATGGTGCCACACATATCAGATTTTGGCATTGCAAAGCTCATGGATCAGCCTTCTGCTCCACAGACCACTGGAATCGTTGGCACTGTTGGATATATGGCACCAG AACTGGCGTTTTCCACCAAGAGCAGCATGGAGTCCGACGTGTACAGCTACGGCGTGGTGCTGCTGGAGCTGCTCACCAGGAAGACGGTGGTGGACCCCTCGTTCCCCGACAACACAGACATAGTGGGCTGGGTGTCCTCCGCGCTGAACGGCACCGACAAGATCGAGGCCGTCTGCGACCCGGCCCTCATGGAGGAAGTCTACGGCACGGTGGAGATGGAGGAGGTGCGCAAGGTCCTGTCGCTCGCACTCCGGTGCGCGGCCCGGGAGGCGAGCCAGAGGCCGTCCATGGCCGCCGTCGTGAAGGAGCTGACGAACGTGAggcccgccggcggcggccccggCCGGTCGTTGTCCAAGAAGCAGGGGAAGCCGGGGCCGGGGTCCCAGTCCCACAGCAGCTCGTACTGA
- the LOC112897835 gene encoding leucine-rich repeat receptor-like protein kinase PEPR1: protein MNLVFWQWLLLFITLVSSSLGLSSDGLALLALSKNLMLPSNISSSWDASNATPCKWNSVTCDKRGNVISLDLTSSGISGSLGPEIGHLKYLQVLSLSDNNISGSIPPELGNCNMLEQLDLSQNFLSGQIPASMGNLKKLSLLSLYNNSLSGTIPEELFENQFMEKVYLHSNKLSGSIPFSVGEMKSLRSLCLHENMLSGVLPDSICNCTKLEELYLLDNQLGGDLPKDLSEIKGLRIFDATTNNFTGEIPFSFEKNCRLEIFILSFNQIRGEIPKWLGNCSSLTQLAFVNNSLSGQIPPAVGLLRNLTYLLLSQNNLSGPIPPEIGNCRLLLWLELDANQLEGTVPKELANLRNLQKLFLFENRLTGDFPEDIWSIQSLQSVLIYRNGFTGKLPSVLAELKFLQNITLFDNFFTGAIPLGLGANSHLVAVDFTNNSFVGEIPPNICSGKTLRILDLGSNHLSGIIPSGVVDCPSLERLIVQGNSFSGHIPEFRNCMGLNYIDLSHNGFDGPVTPNVFSNCPCLVQISPQTNNLNGSVPGFRDCTNLGVIDLSHNSFSSKIPPRYVYCVHCNRRKRG, encoded by the coding sequence ATGAATCTGGTTTTCTGGCAATGGTTGTTGCTGTTCATCACATTAGTTTCGTCGTCATTGGGTTTGAGTTCGGATGGcctagctcttcttgctctGTCCAAAAACCTCATGCTACCAAGCAACATAAGCTCCAGTTGGGATGCTTCTAATGCAACTCCTTGTAAATGGAATTCGGTTACTTGCGATAAAAGGGGTAATGTGATTTCTCTTGACCTGACATCATCAGGGATTTCTGGGTCACTAGGACCTGAAATAGGGCACCTAAAATACCTGCAAGTCCTCAGTTTATCTGATAACAACATATCTGGTTCGATCCCCCCAGAATTGGGCAACTGCAATATGCTTGAACAATTGGATCTGTCACAAAACTTCCTTTCTGGCCAGATACCTGCATCAATGGGCAACCTCAAGAAATTGTCACTACTCTCTCTGTACAACAACTCTCTGAGTGGAACAATACCAGAGGAGTTGTTCGAGAACCAGTTTATGGAGAAAGTGTACCTCCATTCCAACAAGCTCAGTGGTTCGATCCCCTTCTCGGTTGGTGAGATGAAAAGCCTTAGGTCCTTGTGCTTGCATGAGAACATGCTATCTGGTGTTCTGCCTGATTCAATTTGCAACTGCACCAAGTTGGAGGAGCTCTATCTACTTGATAATCAACTGGGCGGCGATCTTCCGAAAGACTTGAGTGAGATCAAAGGCCTCAGGATTTTTGATGCCACTACCAATAACTTCACAGGCGAGATTCCTTTCAGTTTTGAGAAGAACTGCAGGTTGGAAATATTCATCTTGTCATTCAATCAAATAAGGGGGGAGATACCAAAATGGTTAGGGAACTGCAGCAGCTTGACACAGCTTGCATTTGTCAACAACAGTCTGTCCGGACAGATACCACCTGCAGTTGGTTTGCTGAGAAACCTCACTTATCTTCTACTTTCACAGAACAATTTGTCTGGTCCAATCCCTCCAGAAATTGGCAACTGTCGATTGCTTTTGTGGCTGGAGTTGGATGCAAACCAGCTTGAGGGCACTGTTCCAAAAGAACTAGCAAACTTGAGGAACTTGCAGAAGCTCTTTCTTTTCGAAAACCGCCTCACCGGGGACTTCCCTGAAGATATATGGAGCATCCAAAGCCTTCAAAGTGTCCTCATCTACCGAAATGGTTTTACTGGGAAGCTACCTTCCGTTCTTGCTGAGCTGAAGTTCCTGCAGAATATTACATTGTTTGATAACTTTTTCACCGGAGCCATACCACTGGGGTTGGGTGCTAATAGTCATTTAGTCGCGGTCGATTTCACCAACAACAGCTTTGTTGGCGAGATTCCGCCAAACATTTGTTCAGGAAAAACATTGAGAATTTTGGACTTGGGCTCTAATCATCTCAGTGGTATCATCCCATCCGGGGTTGTGGATTGCCCAAGTTTGGAGCGACTCATTGTGCAGGGCAACAGTTTCAGTGGGCACATTCCTGAATTCAGAAATTGTATGGGATTAAATTACATAGATCTTAGTCATAATGGTTTTGACGGTCCAGTCACACCAAATGTATTTTCAAATTGTCCTTGTTTGGTGCAGATCAGTCCCCAAACCAACAATCTGAATGGGTCCGTTCCAGGATTCAGAGATTGTACAAACCTAGGTGTTATAGATCTTAGTCACAACAGCTTTTCTAGTAAAATCCCGCCAAGATATGTTTATTGCGTTCACTGTAACAGGAGAAAGAGAGGGTGA